A section of the Ciceribacter thiooxidans genome encodes:
- a CDS encoding YdcF family protein, whose amino-acid sequence MSRITASPKMPRQRPAHGLFARRGPLRRILRYGGIVAIFACALVVAGFLRFADHVTTLKPPADPRADAIVVLTGGYQRIDQAVDLLRRGSGKRLLISGVHPATTPSQIRRMTQSPNDLFDCCVDIGYQALDTIGNANEISHWIHDRGYSRVLVVTNNYHMPRSLMELQRVDRATEFIAYPVVNSDLKTTNWFANPSVLRTLLAEYGKTLVAFARGLVGWSMGDGLRSSATLARSVQ is encoded by the coding sequence ATGTCACGGATCACAGCAAGTCCGAAGATGCCGCGGCAGCGTCCCGCGCACGGCCTCTTCGCGCGGCGTGGACCGTTGCGTCGCATTCTGCGCTATGGCGGCATCGTCGCCATATTCGCCTGCGCCCTCGTCGTCGCTGGCTTCCTGCGCTTTGCCGATCATGTGACGACACTGAAACCGCCCGCGGATCCCCGCGCGGATGCGATCGTCGTCCTGACCGGCGGATATCAACGGATCGATCAGGCGGTCGACCTCCTCCGCCGCGGCTCGGGCAAACGCCTGCTCATCTCCGGGGTTCATCCGGCGACGACGCCATCCCAGATCCGGCGGATGACACAAAGTCCCAACGATCTCTTCGACTGCTGCGTCGACATTGGCTACCAGGCGCTCGACACGATCGGCAACGCCAACGAAATATCTCACTGGATCCATGACCGCGGCTACTCCCGGGTTCTCGTCGTAACCAACAACTACCATATGCCACGCAGCCTCATGGAGCTCCAACGTGTCGACCGCGCGACGGAATTCATCGCCTATCCGGTCGTGAATTCCGATCTCAAGACCACGAACTGGTTTGCGAACCCCAGCGTTCTACGCACACTGCTTGCAGAATACGGGAAGACCTTGGTTGCCTTCGCACGCGGTCTGGTGGGCTGGAGCATGGGAGACGGCCTGCGCTCGAGCGCGACGCTCGCCAGATCAGTCCAATGA
- a CDS encoding cell division protein FtsX, translated as MTDPQSPLPRSKQPPRRTEMHVRPTAPILPASNIQGNALMVVIAIMAFLACLTLGAVSMVRATAAGWQSQISREITIQIKPEDGLDMNKALVRARDLALTFVGTRDGTIMDDDATARLLEPWLGSGLDINDLPVPRLVIITIDETHPPDFAAMRALLKEEVPQAFLDDHRTWVDRLVSMARTTVLVGSGILLLVFVAMVLTVVFATRGALSGNRHIIEVLHFVGAEGSFVAQEFQKHFLKISLKGAAAGGLAAAMLFALASYWQSRSLATPESDQTAALFGTFSIGVMGYLGIFATMIVIALLTTLTARFTVIRTIYEIDLIRSDPARTDGLISD; from the coding sequence ATGACTGATCCGCAAAGCCCGCTTCCCCGCAGCAAGCAGCCGCCGCGCCGGACGGAGATGCACGTCCGGCCCACTGCTCCGATCCTGCCGGCCTCCAACATACAGGGCAATGCTCTGATGGTGGTAATCGCCATCATGGCCTTTCTCGCCTGCCTGACGCTCGGCGCCGTCAGCATGGTGCGTGCGACGGCCGCCGGCTGGCAAAGCCAGATCTCGCGCGAGATCACGATCCAGATCAAGCCCGAGGACGGTCTAGACATGAATAAGGCACTGGTCCGCGCCCGCGACCTTGCCTTGACCTTCGTCGGCACCAGGGACGGCACGATCATGGACGACGACGCGACGGCCCGTCTCCTCGAACCCTGGCTCGGCAGCGGACTGGACATCAATGATCTTCCGGTACCGCGGCTCGTCATCATCACCATCGACGAGACACATCCGCCGGACTTCGCTGCCATGCGCGCGCTGCTCAAGGAGGAAGTACCGCAGGCCTTTCTGGACGATCACCGCACCTGGGTGGATCGCCTCGTCTCGATGGCGCGGACCACCGTCCTCGTCGGTTCGGGCATTCTGCTGCTCGTCTTCGTCGCCATGGTGCTGACCGTTGTCTTCGCGACTCGCGGAGCGCTCTCTGGTAATCGTCACATCATCGAGGTCCTGCATTTCGTGGGCGCAGAAGGCTCCTTCGTGGCGCAGGAATTTCAAAAGCATTTCCTGAAGATCAGCCTCAAGGGAGCTGCCGCGGGAGGTCTCGCGGCAGCAATGCTCTTTGCGCTGGCAAGCTACTGGCAGAGCCGCTCGCTCGCCACGCCCGAAAGCGACCAGACGGCGGCGCTCTTCGGCACCTTCAGCATCGGCGTCATGGGGTACCTGGGCATCTTCGCCACGATGATCGTCATTGCGTTGCTGACGACCCTGACCGCTCGCTTCACCGTTATCAGGACCATTTATGAAATCGATCTGATCCGCTCGGATCCGGCGCGCACGGACGGACTGATCAGCGACTGA
- the ftsE gene encoding cell division ATP-binding protein FtsE, translating into MIHFENVGLRYGMGPEILRDLTFDIPKRSFQFLTGPSGAGKTTLLRLLFMSLQPTRGLIRSFGRDVTQIPRSELPMLRRRVGIVFQDFQLLDHLTTYENVALPLRVRGKDEAAYRNDVIELLKWVGLGERINVLPPVLSGGEKQRVAIARALIDRPEILLADEPTGNVDPPMARRLLSLFLELNRLGTAVVIATHDFALMDQIDARRMILTDGRLEIYD; encoded by the coding sequence TTGATTCATTTCGAAAACGTCGGCCTGCGCTATGGAATGGGACCGGAGATCCTGAGGGATCTCACCTTCGACATCCCCAAGCGCTCCTTCCAGTTCCTGACCGGTCCCTCGGGCGCCGGCAAGACGACCCTATTGCGCCTGCTTTTCATGTCGCTACAGCCGACGCGCGGGTTGATCCGCAGCTTCGGTCGCGATGTGACGCAGATTCCGCGCAGCGAGCTGCCGATGCTGAGGCGGCGCGTCGGAATCGTCTTTCAGGATTTCCAGCTTCTCGACCACCTCACGACCTACGAGAACGTCGCTCTGCCCTTGAGAGTCCGGGGCAAGGACGAAGCCGCATATCGCAACGATGTCATCGAGCTCCTGAAATGGGTGGGCCTCGGTGAGCGCATCAACGTGTTGCCCCCGGTCCTCTCCGGCGGTGAAAAGCAGCGCGTAGCGATCGCCCGAGCACTGATCGACCGCCCCGAAATCCTGCTTGCCGACGAACCCACGGGGAATGTCGATCCACCGATGGCGCGGCGTCTGCTGAGCCTCTTTCTCGAGCTCAATCGCCTCGGCACAGCGGTCGTCATCGCGACGCATGATTTTGCATTGATGGACCAGATCGACGCACGCCGCATGATCCTCACCGATGGACGGCTGGAAATCTATGACTGA
- the hpt gene encoding hypoxanthine phosphoribosyltransferase: MPVVRGKNIEPLYTAEQIAERNRELAAEIANGPCEDLLVISILKGSFIFAADLIRALHDAGLAPEVEFITLSSYGTGTVSQGVRIIKDIDSDVHGRNVLLIDDILESGRTLLFAKTLMYERGARNVSIAVLLDKKVKRKEVFEADYVGFECPDYFVVGYGMDVAYAFRELPFVGVVTGDAEGDA; encoded by the coding sequence ATGCCCGTCGTCCGCGGAAAGAACATCGAGCCCCTGTACACGGCCGAGCAGATTGCCGAGCGAAACCGTGAGCTCGCGGCGGAAATTGCCAACGGCCCCTGCGAGGACCTTCTGGTCATCTCCATTCTCAAGGGCTCCTTCATCTTCGCTGCCGATCTCATTCGGGCACTGCATGATGCCGGACTTGCACCTGAGGTCGAGTTCATCACGCTGTCCAGCTATGGCACAGGTACCGTGTCCCAAGGGGTGCGGATCATCAAGGACATCGACAGCGACGTTCATGGTCGCAACGTCCTGCTGATCGACGACATTCTGGAATCGGGGCGCACGCTGCTGTTTGCCAAGACGCTGATGTACGAGCGCGGTGCTCGCAACGTCTCTATCGCGGTTCTCCTGGACAAGAAGGTGAAGCGCAAGGAGGTGTTCGAGGCTGACTACGTCGGGTTCGAGTGCCCGGATTACTTCGTCGTCGGCTACGGTATGGACGTGGCCTATGCGTTCCGCGAACTGCCCTTCGTCGGTGTCGTGACCGGTGATGCGGAAGGCGACGCCTAG
- a CDS encoding response regulator codes for MARILITEDEDSLRSFVARALRLDGHDTAEAADGAEGLERLGDGAFDLLLSDIRMPVMDGIELAHRASSAFPDLKILLMTGYAEQRERADDLMTKVVDVVDKPFSLLDIRKAVAQALAV; via the coding sequence ATGGCAAGGATTCTGATAACGGAAGACGAGGATTCGCTGCGCTCGTTCGTCGCCCGTGCACTGCGACTCGACGGGCATGACACCGCAGAGGCCGCCGACGGTGCCGAAGGTTTGGAAAGACTCGGTGACGGCGCTTTCGATCTCCTGCTATCCGATATCCGCATGCCGGTGATGGACGGCATCGAACTCGCGCATCGTGCCTCGTCGGCATTTCCGGACCTGAAGATATTGCTGATGACCGGCTATGCCGAGCAGCGCGAGCGCGCTGACGATCTGATGACGAAGGTGGTCGATGTGGTCGATAAACCGTTCTCGCTTCTCGACATTCGTAAGGCGGTCGCCCAGGCACTTGCGGTCTAA
- a CDS encoding TIGR02302 family protein, whose amino-acid sequence MNAAPPERESTTLPGTDLRLARRVRAKRAVARLVLFIERVIPLFLPVLGFAALFVSFGWLGLYRIFPDWLRLATVFVLTFGFLASLLHFAKLRWPRADEADRLLEERNHLPHQPVAAQDDIPAFETLFARALWSEHQRRMAETIASLDAGTPRPDIARHDRFALRTIPVLLLVTAFAYSGSNGAGTIADAFRWSTAGAAAPDLRIDAWITPPAYTGRAPVFLTRRDSGEDRGAPPAVSVPRHSRMTIRVSGGSGEEQVSFQPVKAVEAVPLGAGKAGNPAGEPASEAVQAVGQTYEAELTESGMLAVGPSRWTVEVTPDQPPQIAFDGTPRRSVNGALEIAFKGHDDYGLVDAHAEIEPTVAKPDATPLYPLPEYKLNLPRRNPRDPKGTSSRNLTEHPLAGRKVKITLVARDGAGQTGRSAPFEMTLPSRDFAKPLAAAVAEERQVFALDTRDLPKAIALNEALSVRADETIPNLTHFLLIQSAQARMKLARTSEDLKGTADYLWEIALGIDDGDLSLAERKLREAQQALQDALERNAPDEEIKKLMDELRAAMQDFMKAMAERQPNTGSENQQQSAQNVLRQRDLENMLNQIENLARSGNRDAAQDMLSQLQRMMNNLQTARPQQGNQQQNSEVQQQIDKLGELMQEQQKLMEQTFKLDQALKDRMQRGDPGDGEDGELTEDPRQQPGGQPSPTDNMTAEQLREALKNLRAQQDALGRKLGDLQKGLSDLGVKPGEGFGQAEREMRGAGEALGQGQGERAVEGQGKALEALRQGARDMMGQMMQAMRNQGQGQGTQQGNQAGRDPLGRPRPTDGPEFGDDVKVPDEIDVQRAREILEAIRQKLGDNLSPELERRYLERLLDVQ is encoded by the coding sequence ATGAACGCTGCTCCGCCTGAACGAGAGAGCACGACACTTCCTGGAACCGATCTCAGGCTTGCGCGCCGCGTGCGCGCGAAGCGCGCAGTCGCGCGCCTCGTCCTCTTCATCGAACGCGTCATACCGCTTTTCCTCCCGGTGCTCGGCTTCGCGGCACTGTTCGTCTCTTTCGGCTGGCTCGGCCTCTACCGCATCTTTCCCGATTGGCTGCGTCTCGCCACGGTCTTCGTTCTCACATTCGGTTTCCTGGCATCCCTGTTGCATTTTGCGAAACTGCGGTGGCCACGGGCCGATGAGGCAGACCGACTGCTTGAGGAGCGAAATCATCTCCCGCATCAGCCTGTCGCCGCGCAGGATGACATTCCAGCCTTCGAAACACTGTTTGCGCGGGCGCTCTGGAGCGAACACCAAAGGCGCATGGCCGAGACGATCGCTTCTCTCGACGCCGGCACCCCACGCCCCGACATCGCGCGTCACGACCGGTTTGCGCTGCGGACCATCCCTGTCTTGCTCCTGGTGACGGCTTTCGCTTACTCCGGTTCCAACGGAGCCGGCACGATTGCCGACGCTTTCCGCTGGTCGACCGCCGGTGCGGCGGCCCCGGACCTCCGCATCGATGCCTGGATCACGCCGCCTGCCTATACTGGCAGGGCACCGGTTTTCCTGACCCGCCGCGACTCCGGCGAGGACCGCGGAGCACCTCCTGCGGTCAGCGTCCCCCGCCACTCCAGAATGACGATCCGGGTGAGCGGAGGCAGCGGCGAAGAACAGGTCAGCTTTCAGCCCGTGAAGGCGGTCGAGGCCGTGCCGCTCGGCGCAGGAAAGGCTGGTAACCCTGCCGGGGAACCGGCATCCGAAGCTGTCCAAGCGGTCGGACAGACCTACGAGGCGGAACTGACCGAAAGCGGCATGCTGGCCGTAGGGCCTAGCCGGTGGACCGTCGAGGTTACACCTGACCAACCGCCGCAGATTGCCTTCGACGGAACGCCGCGACGCAGCGTCAATGGCGCTCTCGAGATCGCCTTCAAGGGGCATGACGACTACGGCCTCGTCGACGCGCACGCCGAGATCGAGCCGACCGTGGCCAAACCCGACGCGACGCCGCTCTACCCGCTACCCGAATACAAACTCAATCTGCCACGCCGGAACCCGCGCGACCCGAAGGGCACATCGAGCAGGAACCTGACGGAGCACCCGTTGGCCGGACGGAAGGTAAAGATCACGCTGGTCGCCCGGGACGGTGCCGGTCAGACGGGACGTAGCGCTCCCTTCGAGATGACGTTGCCCTCGCGGGACTTCGCCAAGCCGCTTGCTGCAGCCGTCGCCGAGGAACGGCAGGTCTTCGCGCTGGATACCCGCGATCTTCCGAAGGCAATTGCGCTCAACGAAGCCTTGTCTGTCAGGGCGGATGAGACGATTCCGAATCTCACGCATTTTCTGCTGATCCAGTCGGCTCAGGCGCGGATGAAGCTCGCACGCACATCGGAGGATCTGAAGGGCACCGCCGACTATCTCTGGGAGATCGCTCTTGGAATTGACGACGGCGATCTCTCGCTGGCCGAACGAAAGCTGCGGGAGGCGCAGCAGGCACTGCAGGACGCGCTCGAACGCAACGCCCCTGATGAAGAGATCAAGAAACTCATGGACGAGCTTCGCGCCGCGATGCAGGACTTCATGAAAGCGATGGCCGAGCGGCAGCCCAATACCGGCTCGGAGAACCAGCAGCAATCGGCGCAAAACGTCCTGCGCCAGCGCGACCTGGAGAACATGCTGAACCAGATCGAGAATCTTGCCCGCTCAGGCAACCGTGATGCTGCGCAGGACATGTTGTCTCAATTGCAGCGGATGATGAACAATCTTCAGACCGCACGGCCGCAACAGGGCAACCAGCAGCAGAACAGCGAGGTGCAGCAGCAGATCGACAAGCTCGGCGAACTAATGCAGGAGCAGCAGAAACTCATGGAGCAGACCTTCAAGCTCGATCAGGCGCTGAAGGATCGCATGCAGCGTGGCGACCCCGGCGACGGTGAGGACGGCGAGCTCACCGAAGACCCCAGGCAGCAGCCGGGCGGCCAGCCCTCACCGACCGACAACATGACTGCTGAGCAGCTACGCGAGGCCCTGAAGAACCTGCGGGCACAACAGGATGCGCTCGGGCGCAAGCTCGGAGACCTGCAGAAAGGCCTGAGCGACTTGGGCGTGAAGCCGGGTGAAGGTTTTGGCCAAGCAGAACGTGAAATGCGCGGCGCTGGGGAAGCTCTGGGCCAGGGCCAGGGCGAACGGGCGGTGGAAGGACAGGGCAAGGCGCTCGAAGCGCTGCGCCAGGGTGCGCGCGACATGATGGGACAGATGATGCAGGCGATGCGCAACCAGGGTCAGGGCCAGGGAACGCAGCAGGGCAACCAGGCCGGGCGCGACCCGCTCGGGCGTCCGCGTCCGACCGACGGTCCGGAATTCGGCGACGACGTCAAAGTCCCGGACGAGATCGATGTCCAGCGAGCACGGGAGATCCTGGAGGCCATACGCCAGAAGCTCGGAGACAATCTCAGTCCCGAGCTGGAGCGACGCTATCTGGAACGATTGCTCGACGTACAATAG
- the lysA gene encoding diaminopimelate decarboxylase yields MNHFEYRDGVLYAENVPVPAIAAAVGTPFYCYSTATLERHYRVFSKAFEGTDSMVCFAMKANSNQAVLKTLGRLGAGVDVVSEGELRRALAAGIPGERIMFSGVGKTVHEMDLALEAGIYCFNVESEPELEVLNQRAQKAGKVAHVSFRINPDVDARTHAKISTGKKENKFGISYDRAQAVYAHAALLPGIKVTGIDMHIGSQITELQPFQDAFRLLKELVATLRADGHAIDHVDIGGGLGIPYHDDNNPPPEPDAYARIVKEQLSDLGCRIVTEPGRLIVGNAGILVTEVVYVKDGGDKTFVIVDAAMNDLIRPTLYDAHHEIRPVVLSAASAPRIRADVVGPVCETGDYLALDREMAMPRSGDLLAVGSAGAYGAVQAGTYNSRRLIPEVLVRGDEFHVIRPRPSFEDLIRLDSLPAWLD; encoded by the coding sequence GTGAATCACTTCGAATATCGTGATGGCGTTCTATACGCCGAGAACGTCCCCGTTCCGGCAATTGCCGCCGCGGTCGGCACGCCCTTCTACTGCTACTCGACGGCGACCTTGGAGCGTCATTACCGGGTCTTCTCCAAGGCGTTCGAAGGCACCGACTCCATGGTCTGCTTCGCCATGAAGGCGAATTCGAACCAGGCCGTACTCAAGACACTCGGGCGCCTCGGCGCCGGCGTTGACGTGGTCTCGGAAGGCGAGCTGAGGCGTGCGCTGGCGGCCGGCATTCCGGGCGAACGCATCATGTTCTCCGGCGTCGGCAAGACGGTGCACGAGATGGATCTCGCGTTGGAAGCGGGGATCTACTGCTTCAACGTCGAATCCGAACCCGAACTCGAAGTGCTGAACCAGCGGGCACAGAAGGCCGGCAAGGTGGCGCATGTCTCGTTCCGGATTAATCCGGATGTCGACGCGCGGACGCACGCCAAGATTTCGACCGGCAAGAAAGAAAACAAGTTCGGCATCTCCTACGATCGCGCGCAGGCAGTTTACGCCCATGCCGCCTTGCTTCCCGGCATCAAGGTCACCGGTATCGACATGCATATCGGCAGCCAGATCACCGAGTTGCAGCCGTTCCAGGATGCCTTCCGCTTGCTGAAGGAACTGGTAGCGACGCTTCGTGCCGACGGACACGCGATCGACCACGTGGACATCGGCGGCGGTCTCGGCATCCCCTATCACGACGACAACAATCCGCCGCCGGAGCCGGACGCTTACGCGAGGATCGTTAAGGAGCAACTGAGTGACCTCGGATGCCGCATAGTCACCGAGCCCGGACGGCTGATCGTCGGCAACGCGGGTATCCTCGTGACCGAGGTCGTCTACGTGAAGGACGGCGGCGACAAGACCTTCGTTATCGTCGACGCTGCGATGAACGATCTCATCCGCCCGACGCTCTATGACGCGCACCACGAGATACGCCCCGTCGTGCTCTCCGCGGCCAGTGCGCCGAGGATCCGCGCCGACGTGGTCGGTCCTGTCTGCGAAACCGGGGATTATCTCGCACTTGATCGCGAAATGGCGATGCCCCGCAGCGGCGATCTGCTGGCAGTCGGCTCGGCCGGCGCCTATGGCGCCGTCCAGGCGGGCACCTACAACAGCCGGCGCCTGATCCCCGAGGTGCTCGTCAGGGGCGATGAATTCCACGTTATACGTCCGCGCCCGAGCTTCGAAGACCTGATCCGGCTCGATTCGCTTCCTGCTTGGCTCGACTGA
- the lptM gene encoding LPS translocon maturation chaperone LptM — MGMMAAAAVTLSGCGRKADLDPPNMPAAEQNRQSTKQQAAVPDDPFVLDPLL, encoded by the coding sequence ATGGGTATGATGGCTGCGGCAGCCGTGACGCTTTCCGGCTGCGGCCGCAAGGCCGACCTCGACCCGCCGAACATGCCGGCTGCCGAACAGAACAGGCAGTCGACCAAACAGCAGGCCGCTGTTCCGGACGATCCCTTTGTGCTCGATCCTCTTCTCTGA
- the argH gene encoding argininosuccinate lyase, protein MAEDTKDTLTSNQMWGGRFASGPAAIMEEINASIDFDKKLYAQDIRGSIAHATMLAHQGIITAEDKDKIVHGLNTILSEIESGRFEFSRRLEDIHMNVEGRLADLIGPAAGRLHTARSRNDQVALDFRLWVKEELQKTEKALTALIDAFLDRAEEHAETVMPGFTHLQTAQPVTFGHHCMAYVEMFGRDRQRVRHAIEHLDESPIGAAALAGTGYNIDRHMTAKALGFREPTRNSIDTVSDRDFALEFLAMASITATHLSRLAEEIVIWSTPQFGFVRLSDAFSTGSSIMPQKKNPDAAELVRAKTGRINGSLVALLTVMKGLPLAYSKDMQEDKEQVFDAAESLELAVAAMTGMVRDMTVRTDRMKAAAGAGYSTATDLADWLVREAGLPFREAHHVTGRAVALAEAKGCDLAELSLDELQAINPAITADVFDVLTVEASVASRKSYGGTAPSEVRKQIAWWRQRN, encoded by the coding sequence ATGGCCGAGGACACCAAGGACACGCTGACCTCCAACCAGATGTGGGGCGGACGTTTCGCCTCGGGGCCCGCGGCCATCATGGAGGAGATAAATGCCTCCATCGACTTCGACAAGAAGCTTTATGCCCAGGACATCCGCGGCTCAATAGCGCACGCGACCATGCTTGCCCATCAGGGCATCATCACGGCGGAAGACAAAGACAAGATCGTTCACGGACTGAACACGATCCTGTCAGAGATCGAAAGCGGCCGTTTCGAGTTCTCGCGCCGCCTCGAAGACATTCACATGAACGTGGAGGGCCGTCTTGCCGACTTGATCGGTCCCGCAGCGGGACGCCTTCACACAGCCCGTTCGCGCAATGACCAGGTGGCGCTCGATTTCCGTCTCTGGGTAAAGGAAGAACTGCAGAAGACGGAAAAGGCTTTGACCGCCCTCATCGACGCCTTCCTCGACAGAGCGGAAGAACATGCCGAGACGGTGATGCCCGGCTTCACCCACCTTCAGACAGCCCAGCCGGTCACCTTCGGCCACCACTGCATGGCCTACGTCGAAATGTTCGGCCGTGACCGGCAGCGCGTGCGGCACGCGATCGAGCACCTCGATGAAAGCCCCATTGGGGCCGCAGCGCTCGCCGGTACCGGTTACAACATCGACCGGCACATGACCGCCAAAGCGCTGGGCTTCCGCGAACCGACCCGCAACTCGATCGACACCGTGTCCGATCGCGACTTCGCACTCGAATTCCTCGCGATGGCCTCGATTACGGCCACGCATCTCTCGCGTCTGGCCGAGGAGATCGTGATCTGGTCCACGCCGCAGTTCGGCTTCGTCCGGCTTTCGGATGCCTTCTCGACGGGTTCGTCGATCATGCCGCAGAAGAAGAATCCGGACGCCGCCGAGCTCGTGCGCGCCAAGACGGGTCGGATCAACGGATCGCTCGTCGCACTCCTTACCGTAATGAAGGGCCTACCTCTCGCCTATTCGAAGGACATGCAGGAAGACAAGGAGCAGGTCTTCGATGCGGCAGAAAGCCTGGAGCTCGCCGTCGCGGCGATGACCGGTATGGTGCGCGACATGACCGTCCGGACGGACCGGATGAAGGCGGCGGCCGGCGCGGGCTACTCCACGGCAACCGACCTCGCCGACTGGCTGGTGCGGGAAGCCGGGCTGCCGTTCCGCGAGGCTCATCACGTGACCGGCCGCGCCGTGGCTCTCGCCGAGGCCAAGGGCTGCGATCTGGCAGAACTTTCACTCGACGAGTTGCAGGCGATCAACCCGGCGATCACAGCCGATGTCTTCGACGTGCTGACGGTGGAAGCCTCTGTCGCCAGCCGCAAGAGCTACGGTGGAACGGCCCCGAGCGAGGTGCGCAAGCAGATCGCCTGGTGGCGCCAGCGCAACTGA
- the tlpA gene encoding thiol:disulfide interchange protein TlpA, whose translation MTEKRPLGLPSAKLVAIAAVAGILAGAAAVYVKQTMSGNGEVAAETGQCEGAVDRAAGLGSVTKGEVAAMTAVTEPRSVAGLTFKNAAERDVTLEDFAGKTVLLNVWATWCIPCREEMPALNGLQEKMGGKDFEVVAVNIDTGDAEKPKAFLAETGVDKLGLYRDNTMGVFNALKKQGLAFGLPVTLLVDEKGCLLGSMNGPAAWDSGDAQALIAAAVKL comes from the coding sequence ATGACAGAAAAAAGACCCCTCGGACTTCCTTCCGCCAAACTGGTTGCGATTGCGGCGGTTGCCGGCATTTTGGCCGGCGCGGCAGCGGTATACGTGAAGCAGACCATGTCTGGCAATGGCGAGGTTGCTGCGGAGACGGGCCAGTGCGAGGGGGCGGTCGACAGGGCGGCGGGCCTTGGCTCCGTCACGAAAGGGGAGGTCGCCGCGATGACCGCGGTCACGGAACCACGTTCGGTTGCCGGCCTGACATTCAAGAACGCAGCTGAAAGGGACGTGACCCTTGAGGACTTTGCCGGAAAGACAGTTCTCCTCAACGTCTGGGCCACGTGGTGCATACCCTGTCGTGAAGAAATGCCGGCGTTGAATGGTCTTCAGGAGAAAATGGGCGGCAAGGACTTCGAGGTCGTGGCCGTCAACATCGACACTGGTGACGCCGAGAAGCCGAAGGCCTTTCTTGCCGAGACGGGCGTCGACAAGCTCGGGCTTTATCGCGACAACACGATGGGCGTCTTCAATGCCCTGAAGAAGCAGGGGCTGGCCTTCGGATTGCCGGTAACTCTGCTGGTCGACGAAAAGGGATGCCTTCTGGGCTCCATGAACGGTCCAGCCGCGTGGGACAGTGGTGACGCGCAGGCACTGATTGCGGCCGCCGTTAAGCTCTGA
- a CDS encoding 3-hydroxybutyryl-CoA dehydrogenase yields the protein MGTAIKSLGVVGAGQMGCGIVQVSALAGYKVTVYDLSRERIEAGLATVNGNLARQVNNGKLSDEDRKAAMTRISGTTDINDLAPADMVIEAATEDETVKRKIFAQICPVLKPEALLATNTSSLSITRLAAATDRPERFMGIHFMNPVPVMKLVELVRGIATDETTFATAKAFAQSLDKTITVAEDFPAFIVNRILLPMINEAIYTLYEGVGSVEAIDTAMRLGANHPMGPLQLADFIGLDTCLSIMQVLHDGLADSKYRPCPLLVKYVEAGWLGRKSGRGFYDYRGETPIPTR from the coding sequence ATGGGAACGGCAATCAAGAGCTTGGGCGTTGTAGGTGCAGGCCAGATGGGCTGCGGGATCGTTCAGGTCAGCGCGCTCGCCGGCTACAAGGTCACTGTCTACGATCTTTCGAGGGAAAGGATCGAGGCGGGTCTTGCGACCGTCAACGGCAACCTCGCCCGCCAGGTCAACAACGGCAAGCTCTCCGACGAGGACCGGAAGGCCGCCATGACGCGCATCTCCGGCACGACCGACATAAACGACCTCGCACCTGCGGACATGGTCATCGAAGCCGCAACCGAGGACGAAACGGTCAAGCGCAAGATCTTCGCCCAGATCTGCCCGGTGCTCAAACCGGAGGCCCTCCTCGCCACCAATACGTCGTCGCTCTCCATCACGAGACTTGCCGCCGCGACCGATCGCCCCGAGCGTTTCATGGGGATCCACTTCATGAACCCGGTTCCGGTGATGAAGCTGGTGGAACTCGTGCGCGGCATTGCTACCGATGAAACGACCTTCGCGACGGCGAAGGCCTTCGCTCAGTCGCTCGACAAGACGATCACGGTCGCTGAAGATTTTCCCGCATTCATCGTCAACCGCATCCTGCTGCCGATGATCAACGAGGCGATTTATACGCTTTACGAAGGTGTCGGCTCGGTGGAAGCGATCGACACCGCCATGCGGCTTGGCGCCAATCACCCGATGGGCCCGCTGCAGCTAGCGGACTTCATCGGCCTGGATACCTGTCTTTCCATCATGCAGGTCCTGCACGACGGTCTGGCCGACAGCAAGTATCGCCCCTGCCCGCTGCTGGTGAAATATGTCGAGGCCGGATGGCTCGGACGCAAGTCCGGTCGCGGATTCTACGACTATCGCGGCGAGACACCGATCCCGACACGTTGA